The Pelodiscus sinensis isolate JC-2024 chromosome 5, ASM4963464v1, whole genome shotgun sequence genome includes a region encoding these proteins:
- the LOC142829545 gene encoding uncharacterized protein LOC142829545 isoform X2 — protein sequence MLLRSGKVTLENPTLPKQHPEAETASEPGMMLSTRKDSTPREGKQEFTSVSPGGRDLEEAEAASCCSPSPPPVPSVCDYAIRTGRPLTDKEMEFFLQLEDRRAQREAEDRRAQREAEDRRAREAEDRRAQLEAERIQQEVKLAEIAAGTRRAELEAQVALEKARQPDTSGTPPNTPTSIIIEPPRKLPMYQVGDNVEDFFLNFERACQGYNIPPDQYMRELRSQIAGPLLGVAADLPGDMANDYELFKQEARLRMGLTPEQARCRFRASKWTPNTPFPEHASRVLKNWETWLSGEQAHTREEISLLMQMEQFLEGVPGEIRGYILDGKPKNLREAAVLGARWMELRGHSSLESSLRGPINTWGSPRSPSRRDGPYIHPGRPQISPRSSIPSAGSPSRSNDTAVRRCFKCNGLGHVKADCPQSTNRLQLITPGLPQGASGPDASLIPLERRETVRVGGREVIAWRDTGAQVSVIHHALVDPKAIDPETLVTIQPFKADPFDLPTAKLPVQYKGWSGTWTFAVYDDYPIPMLVGEDLAKHVKQAKRVGVLTRSEAMQAVHPDTPNPAVIANRCNQADTLIQPQDMYEVCEGDECESGKLSVAGQSYGEPGKSFPQCLPEGESCVSVSEVSAYLPGVSEKRLESDFWSDFWALPALFRERVPLVQSGVAGQSGSLVGEKDQILEGVQCEQPLCVEPGSLVAEEGGMHVGEGFLPSSLSTGGACQPGLAEESAVGPDLALGAAEAQKGEGEVSDLSPEESVCFPEGGLCEDLPVQGIEGSQEELVVVQQGDAAVEPGEDELLLAESHKEEDPYGEAGQQVAVPEGGKSDLGIERSCEEQRNSIAIVSRGATPSQAYVCVGGSSQPKPTGHGGGKRIVFAQEGCNFLNVKNQNCQCTLGVDLFLLLMLTCITTVLLLLRMVTMSTMHDFVPKPWKLLQDVPKDTLDVQKLWDPGISLLILVISVEASHLRRDIPKLICCMGRETEARQHFVQRDPCKVSNESLFTVDSMYETCVQV from the exons ATGCTCTTGCGATCAGGCAAGGTAACCTTAGAGAACCCAACCCTTCCTAAGCAACACCCGGAGGCAGAAacagcctcagagccaggcatgaTGTTAAGTACCCGGAAAGATTCCACACCCAGAGAGGGGAAACAAGAGTTTACCTCTGTGAGCCCTGGGGGAAGGGATCTTGAAGAGgcagaagcagccagctgctgctctccctcccccccacctgtgcCTTCTGTGTGCGATTATGCCATAAGGACCGGCAGGCCTCTAACTGACAAGGAGATGGAGTTTTTCCTACAGCtggaggacaggcgtgcacaacgagaggccgaggacaggcgtgcacaacgagaggccgaggacag gcgtgcccgagaggccgaggacaggcgtgcacaactAGAGGCCGAGCGTATACAACAGGAGGTGAAACTGGCAGAGATCGCAGCAGGGACGAGGCGAGCAGAACTAGAGGCCCAAGTTGCGCTGGAGAAAGCCAGGCAGCCGGACACCTCAGGTACCCCTCCCAACACTCCCACCTCCATCATCATTGAACCCCCCAGAAAGCTCCCCATGTACCAAGTAGGGGATAATGTTGAGGACTTTTTCCTCAACTTTGAGAGGGCCTGCCAGGGGTACAACATTCCTCCTGATCAGTACATGAGAGAGTTAAGATCCCAAATCGCTGGTCCCTTACTGGGGGTAGCTGCGGACCTGCCAGGTGACATGGCAAATGACTATGAACTGTTTAAGCAGGAGGCCAGACTCAGGATGGGCCTCACCCCTGAACAGGCCCGGTGTCGCTTCAGGGCCTCCAAGTGGACCCCAAATACACCGTTCCCTGAACATGCCAGTCGTGTCCTCAAAAACTGGGAAACGTGGCTCTCTGGAGAGCAGGCCCACACTCGGGAAGAAATCTCTCTCCTGATGCAGATGGAACAGTTCCTCGAGGGTGTGCCAGGAGAGATTAGAGGGTACATCCTGGACGGAAAACCAAAaaacctcagagaggcagcagtgcttggGGCCAGATGGATGGAACTgaggggccacagcagcctggaaaGCAGTCTGAGGGGGCCCATCAACACCTGGGGATCCCCCCGATCCCCATCTCGCAGAGACGGGCCCTACATACACCCAGGAAGACCCCAGATCTCTCCCCGTTCCTCCATACCATCTGCTGGGAGCCCCTCCCGTTCCAATGATACCGCTGTGAGGCGATGCTTTAAATGTAATGGACTGGGGCATGTAAAGGCCGACTGTCCCCAGAGCACCAACCGGCTACAACTCATCACTCCGGGGTTGCCACAAGGAGCCTCGGGTCCAGATGCCTCACTGATCCCCCTAGAGCGGAGGGAGACTGTGAGAGTGGGGGGACGGGAGGTTATCGCATGGAGAGACACCGGGGCACAGGTGTCAGTGATTCACCACGCTCTGGTGGACCCCAAGGCCATTGACCCAGAGACTCTAGTTACCATTCAACCCTTCAAGGCTGACCCCTTCGACCTGCCTACGGCCAAGCTACCAGTTCAGTACAAGGGCTGGTCTGGAACTTGGACTTTCGCAGTCTATGATGACTACCCCATTCCTATGCTGGTCGGGGAGGATTTGGCCAAGCATGTGAAACAAGCTAAGAGGGTGGGAGTGCTCACACGTAGCGAGGCTATGCAGGCTGTACACCCAGACACCCCGAATCCTGCAGTGATAGCTAATAGGTGTAATCAGGCTGATACCTTAATCCAGCCTCAGGACATGTATGAGGTTTGTGAAGGGGATGAGTGTGAATCTGGGAAGTTGTCTGTGGCTGGTCAGTCCTATGGGGAGCCAGGTAAAAGTTTTCCTCAATGTTTGCCTGAGGGAGAgagctgtgtgtctgtgagtgaggTTTCTGCATATCTGCCTGGAGTCTCAGAGAAGAGGCTGGAGTCAGATTTTTGGTCAGATTTttgggctctccctgccctgttTCGGGAAAGGGTCCCTCTggtgcagtctggagtggctggccagagtggaagcttagttggggaaaaagatcaaattctggagggtGTTCAGTGTGAGCAAcctctgtgtgtggagcctggcagTTTGGTTGCTGAGGAGGGGGGTATgcatgtgggggaagggtttcttcccagttctttgtctacaggaggtgcctgtcagcctggattggctgaggagagtgctgtgggcccagatttagctctgggggcagctgaagcccagaaaggagagggggaggtctCTGATCTTTCCCCAGAGGAGTCTGTGtgttttcctgaaggggggttgtgTGAAGACCTGCCTGTTCAGGGGATAGAGGGATCACAGGAGGAGTTGGTGGTGGTTCAGCAGGGTGATGCTGCTGTAGAGCCAGGGGAAGATGAGCTTTTGCTTGCAGAAAGCCATAAGGAAGAGGATCCTTATggtgaggctggccagcaggttgCTGTGCCTGAGGGGGGTAAAAGTGACTTGGGGATAGAAAGATCCTGTGAGGAGCAAAGGAATTCCATAGCCATTGTGAGCAGGGgagccacacccagccaggcctatgtctgtgtgggagggagttcaCAGCCTAAACCCACAggacatgggggagggaaaagaattgtgtttgcccaggaaggttgcaactttttaaatgtaaaaaaccagAATTGTCAATGTACACTTGGGGTGGATTTGTTCCTACTGCTTATGTTAACTtgcataaccactgtactgctgtTACTAAGAATGGTAACTATGTCCACTATGcatgattttgtaccaaaaccctggaaactgttacaagatgtacccaaggacacactggatgttcaaaagctttgggaccctggtatttcactgttaatacttgtaattagtgttgaagcttctcacctgagaagggaCATTCCAAAATTGATATGCTgtatgggaagggaaactgaggcacggcaacattttgtgcaaagggacccatgtaaggtgtctaatgaaagcttgttCACTGTTGATTCTATGTATGAGACATGTGTACAGGTGTGA
- the LOC142829545 gene encoding uncharacterized protein LOC142829545 isoform X1, with amino-acid sequence MLLRSGKVTLENPTLPKQHPEAETASEPGMMLSTRKDSTPREGKQEFTSVSPGGRDLEEAEAASCCSPSPPPVPSVCDYAIRTGRPLTDKEMEFFLQLEDRRAQREAEDRRAQREAEDRRAQREAEDRRAQREAEDRRAREAEDRRAQLEAERIQQEVKLAEIAAGTRRAELEAQVALEKARQPDTSGTPPNTPTSIIIEPPRKLPMYQVGDNVEDFFLNFERACQGYNIPPDQYMRELRSQIAGPLLGVAADLPGDMANDYELFKQEARLRMGLTPEQARCRFRASKWTPNTPFPEHASRVLKNWETWLSGEQAHTREEISLLMQMEQFLEGVPGEIRGYILDGKPKNLREAAVLGARWMELRGHSSLESSLRGPINTWGSPRSPSRRDGPYIHPGRPQISPRSSIPSAGSPSRSNDTAVRRCFKCNGLGHVKADCPQSTNRLQLITPGLPQGASGPDASLIPLERRETVRVGGREVIAWRDTGAQVSVIHHALVDPKAIDPETLVTIQPFKADPFDLPTAKLPVQYKGWSGTWTFAVYDDYPIPMLVGEDLAKHVKQAKRVGVLTRSEAMQAVHPDTPNPAVIANRCNQADTLIQPQDMYEVCEGDECESGKLSVAGQSYGEPGKSFPQCLPEGESCVSVSEVSAYLPGVSEKRLESDFWSDFWALPALFRERVPLVQSGVAGQSGSLVGEKDQILEGVQCEQPLCVEPGSLVAEEGGMHVGEGFLPSSLSTGGACQPGLAEESAVGPDLALGAAEAQKGEGEVSDLSPEESVCFPEGGLCEDLPVQGIEGSQEELVVVQQGDAAVEPGEDELLLAESHKEEDPYGEAGQQVAVPEGGKSDLGIERSCEEQRNSIAIVSRGATPSQAYVCVGGSSQPKPTGHGGGKRIVFAQEGCNFLNVKNQNCQCTLGVDLFLLLMLTCITTVLLLLRMVTMSTMHDFVPKPWKLLQDVPKDTLDVQKLWDPGISLLILVISVEASHLRRDIPKLICCMGRETEARQHFVQRDPCKVSNESLFTVDSMYETCVQV; translated from the coding sequence ATGCTCTTGCGATCAGGCAAGGTAACCTTAGAGAACCCAACCCTTCCTAAGCAACACCCGGAGGCAGAAacagcctcagagccaggcatgaTGTTAAGTACCCGGAAAGATTCCACACCCAGAGAGGGGAAACAAGAGTTTACCTCTGTGAGCCCTGGGGGAAGGGATCTTGAAGAGgcagaagcagccagctgctgctctccctcccccccacctgtgcCTTCTGTGTGCGATTATGCCATAAGGACCGGCAGGCCTCTAACTGACAAGGAGATGGAGTTTTTCCTACAGCtggaggacaggcgtgcacaacgagaggccgaggacaggcgtgcacaacgagaggccgaggacaggcgtgcacaacgagaggccgaggacaggcgtgcacaacgagaggccgaggacaggcgtgcccgagaggccgaggacaggcgtgcacaactAGAGGCCGAGCGTATACAACAGGAGGTGAAACTGGCAGAGATCGCAGCAGGGACGAGGCGAGCAGAACTAGAGGCCCAAGTTGCGCTGGAGAAAGCCAGGCAGCCGGACACCTCAGGTACCCCTCCCAACACTCCCACCTCCATCATCATTGAACCCCCCAGAAAGCTCCCCATGTACCAAGTAGGGGATAATGTTGAGGACTTTTTCCTCAACTTTGAGAGGGCCTGCCAGGGGTACAACATTCCTCCTGATCAGTACATGAGAGAGTTAAGATCCCAAATCGCTGGTCCCTTACTGGGGGTAGCTGCGGACCTGCCAGGTGACATGGCAAATGACTATGAACTGTTTAAGCAGGAGGCCAGACTCAGGATGGGCCTCACCCCTGAACAGGCCCGGTGTCGCTTCAGGGCCTCCAAGTGGACCCCAAATACACCGTTCCCTGAACATGCCAGTCGTGTCCTCAAAAACTGGGAAACGTGGCTCTCTGGAGAGCAGGCCCACACTCGGGAAGAAATCTCTCTCCTGATGCAGATGGAACAGTTCCTCGAGGGTGTGCCAGGAGAGATTAGAGGGTACATCCTGGACGGAAAACCAAAaaacctcagagaggcagcagtgcttggGGCCAGATGGATGGAACTgaggggccacagcagcctggaaaGCAGTCTGAGGGGGCCCATCAACACCTGGGGATCCCCCCGATCCCCATCTCGCAGAGACGGGCCCTACATACACCCAGGAAGACCCCAGATCTCTCCCCGTTCCTCCATACCATCTGCTGGGAGCCCCTCCCGTTCCAATGATACCGCTGTGAGGCGATGCTTTAAATGTAATGGACTGGGGCATGTAAAGGCCGACTGTCCCCAGAGCACCAACCGGCTACAACTCATCACTCCGGGGTTGCCACAAGGAGCCTCGGGTCCAGATGCCTCACTGATCCCCCTAGAGCGGAGGGAGACTGTGAGAGTGGGGGGACGGGAGGTTATCGCATGGAGAGACACCGGGGCACAGGTGTCAGTGATTCACCACGCTCTGGTGGACCCCAAGGCCATTGACCCAGAGACTCTAGTTACCATTCAACCCTTCAAGGCTGACCCCTTCGACCTGCCTACGGCCAAGCTACCAGTTCAGTACAAGGGCTGGTCTGGAACTTGGACTTTCGCAGTCTATGATGACTACCCCATTCCTATGCTGGTCGGGGAGGATTTGGCCAAGCATGTGAAACAAGCTAAGAGGGTGGGAGTGCTCACACGTAGCGAGGCTATGCAGGCTGTACACCCAGACACCCCGAATCCTGCAGTGATAGCTAATAGGTGTAATCAGGCTGATACCTTAATCCAGCCTCAGGACATGTATGAGGTTTGTGAAGGGGATGAGTGTGAATCTGGGAAGTTGTCTGTGGCTGGTCAGTCCTATGGGGAGCCAGGTAAAAGTTTTCCTCAATGTTTGCCTGAGGGAGAgagctgtgtgtctgtgagtgaggTTTCTGCATATCTGCCTGGAGTCTCAGAGAAGAGGCTGGAGTCAGATTTTTGGTCAGATTTttgggctctccctgccctgttTCGGGAAAGGGTCCCTCTggtgcagtctggagtggctggccagagtggaagcttagttggggaaaaagatcaaattctggagggtGTTCAGTGTGAGCAAcctctgtgtgtggagcctggcagTTTGGTTGCTGAGGAGGGGGGTATgcatgtgggggaagggtttcttcccagttctttgtctacaggaggtgcctgtcagcctggattggctgaggagagtgctgtgggcccagatttagctctgggggcagctgaagcccagaaaggagagggggaggtctCTGATCTTTCCCCAGAGGAGTCTGTGtgttttcctgaaggggggttgtgTGAAGACCTGCCTGTTCAGGGGATAGAGGGATCACAGGAGGAGTTGGTGGTGGTTCAGCAGGGTGATGCTGCTGTAGAGCCAGGGGAAGATGAGCTTTTGCTTGCAGAAAGCCATAAGGAAGAGGATCCTTATggtgaggctggccagcaggttgCTGTGCCTGAGGGGGGTAAAAGTGACTTGGGGATAGAAAGATCCTGTGAGGAGCAAAGGAATTCCATAGCCATTGTGAGCAGGGgagccacacccagccaggcctatgtctgtgtgggagggagttcaCAGCCTAAACCCACAggacatgggggagggaaaagaattgtgtttgcccaggaaggttgcaactttttaaatgtaaaaaaccagAATTGTCAATGTACACTTGGGGTGGATTTGTTCCTACTGCTTATGTTAACTtgcataaccactgtactgctgtTACTAAGAATGGTAACTATGTCCACTATGcatgattttgtaccaaaaccctggaaactgttacaagatgtacccaaggacacactggatgttcaaaagctttgggaccctggtatttcactgttaatacttgtaattagtgttgaagcttctcacctgagaagggaCATTCCAAAATTGATATGCTgtatgggaagggaaactgaggcacggcaacattttgtgcaaagggacccatgtaaggtgtctaatgaaagcttgttCACTGTTGATTCTATGTATGAGACATGTGTACAGGTGTGA